The following proteins are co-located in the Pseudoalteromonas sp. N1230-9 genome:
- a CDS encoding acyl-CoA thioesterase yields the protein MPSSSVTFRFLAEPTDVNFGGKVHGGVVMKWIDQAGYACAAGWSGHYCVTVSVAGVKFQRPILVGQIVEVKASIAHTGKTSMQIFIQVRCGDPKTQNLVETNHCVISFIAMDEAGYPIEVPTYTAVTDEEKKIENYAIKMKEIAIETETLLQKA from the coding sequence ATGCCGTCTTCAAGTGTAACCTTTCGTTTTTTAGCTGAACCTACCGATGTTAATTTTGGCGGTAAGGTTCATGGTGGTGTAGTAATGAAGTGGATTGACCAAGCTGGTTATGCCTGTGCTGCAGGTTGGAGTGGTCATTACTGCGTTACAGTCTCTGTTGCGGGTGTAAAGTTTCAGCGCCCTATTTTGGTTGGTCAAATTGTCGAAGTAAAAGCCAGTATTGCCCACACAGGTAAAACCAGCATGCAAATCTTTATTCAAGTGCGCTGCGGCGACCCAAAAACACAAAATCTCGTTGAAACCAATCATTGTGTAATTAGTTTTATTGCCATGGATGAAGCAGGTTACCCAATTGAGGTGCCTACTTACACTGCGGTTACTGATGAAGAAAAGAAAATCGAGAACTATGCAATAAAAATGAAAGAAATAGCCATAGAAACAGAAACATTGCTACAAAAAGCATAA
- a CDS encoding outer membrane beta-barrel protein: MIKAISISAISLALLGFNNAAHADITEMDSPRIYTGIGYGQYSFEFEDSENDTDFDDDSQMLKGYVGTQFNKYLSLELAYQNFDEASDIDSKVELDGISLAARLAAPITDSFSVYAKGGWLEWDAEVEQDLGELGSISADTDGGDVFYGAGIEYAFTTNMQVRLEYERYELEDDIDPDMDVASVSFQYMF, encoded by the coding sequence ATGATTAAAGCAATCTCAATTTCTGCAATTTCTCTAGCACTACTAGGTTTCAACAATGCTGCACATGCAGATATTACCGAGATGGATTCACCACGTATTTATACTGGTATTGGTTATGGCCAATATTCATTTGAATTTGAAGACAGTGAAAACGACACTGACTTTGATGACGATTCACAAATGCTAAAAGGTTATGTTGGTACCCAATTCAATAAATACTTAAGCCTTGAACTTGCGTACCAAAATTTCGACGAAGCAAGCGATATTGATTCTAAAGTTGAGCTTGATGGTATCTCACTAGCTGCCCGTTTAGCGGCACCAATCACCGATAGCTTTTCTGTTTACGCAAAAGGTGGCTGGCTTGAATGGGATGCAGAAGTAGAGCAAGATTTAGGCGAACTTGGTAGCATTAGTGCCGATACTGACGGTGGCGATGTGTTTTATGGTGCAGGTATTGAGTATGCTTTCACAACAAACATGCAAGTACGTTTAGAGTATGAACGTTACGAATTAGAAGATGACATTGACCCAGATATGGATGTGGCTTCGGTATCATTCCAATACATGTTCTAA
- the tsaA gene encoding tRNA (N6-threonylcarbamoyladenosine(37)-N6)-methyltransferase TrmO codes for MSEYQLTAVGHIQSPYKQKFAIPRQPRLVPEAKAKLVFSSDFNREEFVRGLDEFSHIWLLFRFHETADKGYSAMVRPPRLGGNERKGVFATRATFRPNAIGMSAVKLEGIEYKNGQLCLLLSGIDLLDGTPILDIKPYLPYSDAMTDATAGFADTRPETDMSVEFSEEALAFIVKQTEQPELKAFISNVLKQDPRPAYKKQRDSEQSYGMTLYDFNIRWHVQDNHNTVTSIEKC; via the coding sequence ATGAGCGAATACCAATTAACTGCCGTCGGCCATATTCAATCTCCTTATAAACAAAAGTTTGCTATACCTCGTCAACCTCGCTTGGTTCCTGAGGCTAAAGCTAAGCTGGTATTCAGTAGCGATTTCAATCGCGAAGAGTTTGTACGTGGTCTCGATGAATTTAGCCATATTTGGTTATTATTTAGATTTCATGAAACCGCTGATAAAGGTTACTCAGCGATGGTGAGGCCCCCTCGCCTTGGCGGTAATGAACGAAAAGGTGTATTTGCGACACGTGCTACCTTTCGCCCCAATGCAATTGGCATGAGTGCCGTAAAATTAGAGGGCATAGAATATAAAAATGGTCAGTTATGTCTGTTACTCTCTGGTATTGATTTACTTGACGGCACACCGATTTTAGATATAAAGCCATATTTGCCCTACTCAGACGCAATGACCGATGCCACCGCAGGCTTTGCCGATACCCGACCAGAAACCGATATGAGCGTTGAGTTTAGTGAAGAAGCCCTGGCGTTTATTGTAAAGCAAACTGAGCAACCTGAATTAAAAGCGTTTATAAGCAATGTATTAAAGCAAGATCCTCGCCCTGCTTATAAAAAGCAACGTGACTCAGAACAAAGCTACGGCATGACCTTATATGATTTTAATATTAGGTGGCATGTTCAGGACAATCATAATACAGTGACCAGCATTGAAAAATGCTAG